One segment of Rosa chinensis cultivar Old Blush chromosome 6, RchiOBHm-V2, whole genome shotgun sequence DNA contains the following:
- the LOC112172263 gene encoding ABC transporter F family member 4, producing the protein MGPKETSPIFIGYKIHKSSEQRGFRQFGENCSAGRGPLNFGEAEAAAMGKKKTDEAGATKKGKSAGKDGKKVKAPTVSSMLANMDQKPENPKNASSSSAKAKCASQLASYINDIDLPPSDDEVEEEQQPNQQRRSEAKTLDITLTEKELKKREKKDLLSAHAAELSKKEALRDDHDAFTVIIGSRVSVLEGEDADANIKDISIESFSVAARGKELLKNASVKISHGKRYGLVGPNGMGKSTLLKLLAWRKIPVPKNIDVLLVEQEVVGDDRSALEAVVSANEQLVKLREEVAALQNSEEEDSHDDEGEKLAELYDHLQLMGSDAAEAQASKILAGLGFTKDMQGRPTKSFSGGWRMRISLARALFVQPTLLLLDEPTNHLDLRAVLWLEDYLCRWKKTLVVVSHDRDFLNTVCTEIIHLHDLKLHHYRGNFDDFVKGYEQRRKEVNKTFEIYDKQKKAARRSGSRVQQEKVKDRAKLLVTKGKGKVDEDDTQVEAPKKWRDYSVEFHFPEPTELTPPLLQLIDVSFSYPNREDFRLSDVDVGIDMGTRVAIVGPNGAGKSTLLNLLAGDLVPTEGEVRRSQKLRIGRYSQHFVDLLTMDETPVSYLLRLHPDQEGFSKQEAVRAKLGKYGLPSHNHLTPIAKLSGGQKARVVFTSISMSKPHILLLDEPTNHLDMQSIDALADALDEFTGGVVLVSHDSRLISSVCKDEEKSQIWIVEDGSVVKFDGSFNEYKDELQKEIRAEVDE; encoded by the exons ATGGGGCCCAAAGAAACAAGCCCAATTTTTATTGGGTATAAAATACATAAAAGCTCTGAGCAGAGGGGTTTTAGACAATTCGGGGAAAATTGCTCTGCCGGCCGTGGACCATTGAACTTTGGTGAAGCAG AGGCTGCTGCAATGGGAAAAAAGAAGACAGATGAAGCTGGTGCAACCAAGAAGGGTAAGTCAGCTGGAAAAGATGGGAAGAAAGTGAAAGCACCAACAGTCTCCTCCATGTTGGCCAACATGGACCAGAAACCTGAAAATCCCAAGAATGCATCTTCCTCCAGTGCAAAGGCGAAATGCGCTTCACAACTTGCGTCCTATATTAATGATATTGATCTCCCCCCCTCTGATGATGAGGTGGAAGAGGAACAACAACCCAATCAGCAAAGGAGGTCAGAGGCTAAGACGCTTGATATAACCTTGACAGAGAAGGAGTTAAAAAAGCGTGAAAAGAAGGACCTTCTTTCTGCCCATGCCGCCGAGCTGTCAAAGAAGGAGGCCCTGAGAGATGACCATGATGCTTTCACTGTTATTATTGGAAGCAGGGTTTCAGTACTTGAAGGTGAAGATGCAGATGCTAATATCAAGGATATATCAATAGAAAGTTTTTCTGTGGCGGCTAGAGGAAAGGAGCTACTAAAGAATGCATCAGTGAAGATATCTCATGGGAAGAGATATGGTCTGGTTGGTCCAAATGGGATGGGGAAGTCTACCCTCCTGAAGCTTCTTGCTTGGAGGAAGATTCCAGTACCCAAAAACATTGATGTTCTTTTAGTTGAACAAGAGGTAGTTGGTGATGATAGAAGTGCTCTTGAAGCAGTTGTTTCAGCTAATGAACAACTTGTTAAGCTCCGGGAAGAGGTTGCGGCATTGCAAAATTCAGAGGAAGAGGACAGTCATGATGATGAAGGAGAGAAGCTTGCTGAGTTGTACGATCACTTGCAGCTGATGGGATCGGATGCTGCTGAAGCCCAGGCTTCAAAGATTCTTGCCGGTTTGGGCTTTACAAAGGATATGCAAGGCCGTCCTACAAAGTCATTTAGTGGTGGTTGGAGAATGAGAATTTCATTAGCTAGGGCACTTTTTGTGCAGCCAACTCTTTTGTTGCTTGATGAACCAACAAACCATCTCGACTTGAGGGCTGTTCTTTGGTTGGAGGACTACTTGTGCCGCTGGAAAAAAACTTTGGTGGTTGTCTCACATGATCGTGATTTCCTTAACACAGTGTGCACAGAGATTATTCATCTGCATGATCTGAAGCTCCACCACTACCGTGGAAATTTTGATGATTTTGTAAAAGGGTATGAGCAGCGCCGCAAAGAGGTAAACAAAACTTTTGAGATTTATGATAAGCAGAAGAAAGCTGCCAGAAGGAGCGGAAGTCGGGTTCAACAGGAGAAGGTCAAGGACCGAGCAAAGTTGTTAGTTACTAAGGGCAAAGGAAAGGTTGACGAGGATGACACCCAAGTTGAGGCTCCTAAGAAGTGGAGGGATTACAGTGTGGAGTTCCACTTTCCTGAACCTACTGAGCTTACACCTCCACTCCTGCAACTTATTGATGTCAGTTTCAGTTATCCGAACCGGGAAGATTTCAGGCTGTCTGATGTTGATGTCGGTATTGATATGGGTACTCGTGTTGCCATTGTTGGACCTAATGGAGCCGGAAAGTCTACTCTGCTCAACCTTCTTGCTGGTGATTTGGTTCCTACTGAGGGTGAAGTTAGGAGGAGTCAGAAGTTGAGGATTGGTAGGTATTCACAGCACTTTGTGGACCTCCTGACAATGGACGAAACCCCAGTTTCATACCTTCTTCGTCTTCATCCTGACCAAGAGGGATTTAGCAAGCAGGAGGCTGTGCGTGCAAAACTTGGAAAGTACGGACTCCCTAGCCATAACCATTTGACTCCTATTGCAAAATTATCCGGAGGACAGAAAGCTCGAGTTGTCTtcacatcgatatccatgtcaAAACCCCACATTCTGCTTTTGGATGAACCGACGAATCATTTAGATATGCAGAGCATTGATGCACTGGCTGATGCACTTGATGAATTCACCGGTGGGGTTGTACTGGTCAGTCATGACTCTAGACTTATATCAAGTGTGTGCAAGGATGAAGAGAAGAGTCAAATTTGGATCGTTGAAGATGGTTCTGTGGTGAAATTTGATGGAAGTTTTAATGAGTACAAGGACGAGCTACAAAAAGAGATTAGAGCAGAGGTTGATGAGTAA
- the LOC112172264 gene encoding nuclear pore complex protein NUP85 gives MPGVESNSGERSLVPYSLELPHPVVHSIHHGLKPPIARLSISWSLGNTLRVSVLRPPSDEDSDDGEVGGKVVEVKLSNDDGENSDATWRRIAYGSVTPFAHLQSRRSTISNLSNMSLSPSPYSIDWWEYVMEYSKDINSLLGSLDSGPDPVIDDPKMVLKRTEEPTSIKAAWELMEIFYADKQSQPWQLERLVDWLADYDSLLSSTHPTVHSKLVDFQNELSSLQVIEDDPKYWDVLSSALAVGWIDIVVKMLRLHGSYQLHQLGNRETENGLVEAVAVLISKKPRMRPGVEDGKLGECFKAKPDFIKAWENWRAQITKLDCSGFWLQCDHHQTREGLKNMIQVMLGNIDSLCVETCHWIELFISHFLYVRPLKVGLESMYGLVQKCLQLKPMLGAHRLIDIILGILGENTEVVLAECSRAFGPWMVAHAIELLTTGSDHAESLLHEERNNLGGISIAELHRLVYAQVLSSHALTWQIAPIYLSSCMKQGMGLLEILLSKLPTEHNETLLKNIEICRLYELDTVSSNIMKIAGVYHWKHGRKGCGVFWLQQARDEVRLTRIAQHLFDSVGKSISDESFKQWEGLIELLGSESKTTGGLDFLHKYRDFKKSLKQVRDGKTTDAAHQAVESLISLMKNPSTPRCFWLPLLHDSLKLLNWQERPLLNVSQTDLLLNKLQELSMAKLRPDFIEADLPSEALSCVRLALASNLGRAILEE, from the exons TCCGATCGCTCGCCTCTCCATCTCGTGGTCCCTCGGCAATACGCTGCGCGTGTCGGTTCTCCGTCCGCCGTCTGATGAAGACTCCGACGACGGCGAGGTCGGCGGGAAAGTAGTGGAGGTGAAGCTCAGCAATGACGACGGCGAGAATAGCGACGCAACGTGGCGGAGGATCGCCTACGGCTCCGTTACCCCGTTCGCTCATCTCCAGAGCCGCCGGAGCACCATCTCCAACTTATCGAACATGTCACTCAGTCCATCGCCGTATAGCATCGATTG GTGGGAGTATGTGATGGAGTACAGCAAGGACATAAATTCACTCCTTGGTAGTCTCGATTCGGGTCCTGATCCAGTGATTGACGACCCGAAGATGGTTTTAAAG AGAACTGAGGAGCCTACCTCGATAAAAGCTGCTTGGGAGCTGATGGAGATATTTTATGCGGACAAGCAGTCTCAGCCCTGGCAACTGGAACGGCTTGTTGATTGGTTGgct GATTATGATAGCTTGCTCTCGAGTACTCACCCAACAGTCCATTCTAAACTTGTGGACTTCCAAAATGAACTTTCCAGCTTACAG GTTATTGAGGATGATCCTAAATATTGGGATGTGTTATCATCAGCACTCGCAGTTGGCTGGATTGATATTGTG GTGAAAATGTTACGCTTACATGGATCTTATCAACTCCATCAGCTTGGCAACCGTGAG ACAGAAAATGGACTTGTAGAGGCAGTTGCTGTTCTTATTTCAAAGAAGCCACGCATGCGTCCAGGAGTAGAAGATGGAAAGTTGGGTGAATGCTTTAAAGCAAAGCCTGATTTTATCAAG GCATGGGAGAATTGGAGAGCACAAATTACGAAGCTAGACTGCAGTGGATTCTGGCTTCAGTGTGATCACCATCAAACCCGGGAGGGATTGAAAAATATGATACAGGTTATGCTTGGAAACATTGACAGTCTCTGCGTTGAAACTTGCCACTGGATAGAGCTGTTCATCTCTCACTTTCTATACGTCAGGCCATTAAAAGTG GGTCTCGAAAGCATGTATGGCCTAGTCCAGAAATGCTTACAATTGAAACCAATGTTGGGTGCCCATAGGTTGATAGATATTATTCTTGGAATCCTTGGGGAAAATACTGAG GTTGTCTTGGCGGAATGCTCTAGAGCATTTGGGCCTTG GATGGTTGCCCATGCCATTGAGTTGTTGACTACTGGGAGTGATCACGCAGAAAGTCTTCTACATGAAGAGCGCAATAACTTGGGTGGAATTAGTATAGCAGAACTACATCGGCTTGTCTACGCTCAGGTTTTATCATCACATGCATTGACTTGGCAA ATTGCTCCAATCTATTTGTCATCGTGCATGAAGCAGGGAATGGGTTTGTTAGAGATTCTATTGTCTAAGCTGCCTACTGAACATAATGAAACACTGCTTAAG AATATAGAGATTTGTCGTCTTTACGAACTTGATACTGTTAGTTCAAACATAATGAAG ATTGCAGGGGTTTACCATTGGAAGCATGGTAGGAAAGGTTGTGGAGTTTTCTGGCTTCAGCAAGCCCGAGATGAAGTTCGCCTTACCAGGATTGCTCAACATTTGTTTGATTCTGTTGGAAAGTCGATCTCCGATGAGAGTTTCAAG CAATGGGAAGGCTTGATTGAATTGTTGGGGTCTGAGTCCAAGACTACTGGGGGTCTAGACTTCCTGCACAA GTATAGGGATTTCAAGAAGTCCCTCAAGCAGGTTCGTGATGGAAAAACTACTGATGCTGCCCATCAAGCTGTAGAATCTCTGATATCG CTCATGAAAAACCCATCTACTCCTCGGTGCTTCTGGCTGCCTCTTCTTCATGACTCA CTGAAGCTGCTAAACTGGCAGGAGCGTCCTCTGCTAAATGTCTCTCAGACAGACCTCTTGCTCAATAAACTGCAAGAGTTGTCCATGGCTAAGCTCCGTCCAGACTTTATTGAAGCAGACTTGCCGTCAGAGGCCCTGAGTTGTGTGAGGTTGGCTCTTGCTTCAAATCTTGGACGTGCCATCTTGGAGGAGTAA
- the LOC112171772 gene encoding F-box/LRR-repeat protein fbxl-1, whose product MVGIMAMITSAAHHLTHLDLEHCSSVSDQALEAIGSSACPIRVLNLKGCSITGAGLRFLANGCCSKTIDQLNLAYCPGINNDGVLLLCKMRVLEELDLSFCSELTDVGGQAISAIQTLKKLNLACVFSLTEKTIVALAKNCINLEMLNLRGGLGVTTAAIDAFLGHKCLQSLNLIGCLFDDVRGSALESLALQCLSFKSIVVNEKWRDRLLQEMQENTVSRFLQFKN is encoded by the coding sequence ATGGTTGGAATCATGGCCATGATCACTTCAGCAGCACATCACTTGACTCATTTGGATTTGGAACATTGTTCTTCTGTTTCGGACCAAGCCCTTGAAGCAATTGGGTCCTCTGCTTGTCCCATTCGCGTTTTGAATTTGAAAGGTTGCTCCATTACTGGAGCCGGATTGAGATTTTTGGCAAATGGGTGTTGCTCAAAAACCATCGACCAATTGAACCTTGCGTACTGCCCTGGAATCAATAATGACGGGGTCTTGCTTTTGTGCAAGATGCGTGTCTTGGAGGAGCTGGATTTGTCGTTCTGTAGCGAGCTAACTGATGTTGGAGGACAGGCAATCTCTGCAATTCAAACCCTCAAGAAGTTGAACTTGGCCTGTGTATTCTCCCTGACAGAAAAAACTATTGTAGCTCTTGCTAAGAATTGCATAAACTTGGAGATGCTTAATCTACGTGGTGGTTTAGGGGTTACTACAGCTGCTATTGATGCATTTTTGGGTCACAAATGCTTGCAATCCCTTAATCTAATTGGTTGTTTGTTTGATGATGTTAGAGGATCTGCATTAGAAAGCCTAGCGCTTCAATGCCTTTCATTCAAGTCAATTGTGGTGAATGAAAAATGGAGAGATAGGCTGTTGCAGGAAATGCAAGAGAATACTGTTAGCAGATTCCTGCAATTCAAAAACTGA